The following is a genomic window from Arthrobacter sp. NicSoilB4.
GTTGAGCAGCAGGTTGAAGCGGGTGAACGCGAGGGCGCGGTCCGAAATGTCGGTGGCCGTCACGTGCTCGGCATGGTGAAGCAGGTGGAACGTCTGGATGCCGCAGCCGGTGCCAAGGTCCAGGGCGCGGGCCACATGCCGCCGGGCGGTGACCTGCACCAGCGTGGTGGATGCCTGCCCGATCCCGAGCACGTGGTCGTGGCGCAGCACGCCGGGGCGCTGATGGGCGGCCAGATCACTGGCAACCCAGAGCTCGGCCCCGCCGCTGCCATCAGCATTTTCCCCCTGGCTGCCGTCCTCCGGGGCCTTCTCCCAGCCATACGGGCGAAGATCCACCTTCGCCTGGAAGAGGCCCTCCGATGCCTTCTCAACAAGCCCCAGTTCCAGCAGGCCCTCCGTGCGGATGCCGGGAAGTGCGGCATCGAGCGTTGCGGCCGGCTGCGGTTCGGCCAGCAGCCAGAGGCGGACGACGGCGGCGAGGGCCGCCGTCGCCGGCTCCGTCTGGAGTGCCGCTTCGGTGGTGATCAGCGCGGGGACGAGCTGGTCGCGGGACAGCGCGCCGTGGGCTGCCGGGCCGAGGAGACCGGCGACGCCGTCAACGGTATAGCCGATGCCGCGCAGGTCCGTGGCCAGGGAAGCCAGCAGGCGGGGGAGGTCGCTGCGGGGCGCGTCGGGGGTGTTGCCGGCGGTGAATTGCGTTGAGGGAGTCACCGGACAAGTTTAGTCCCGGCGCAGGTCGGCCCCCTGCGCCGGAACCAGGGCCCAGGCCCTACAGGTGCTTCGCGGCGTAGATCCGCAGGGCGTCGCGGACGAAGGCTGCCCCGGCGTCGCCGCCGTAGTTCGCGGCGAAACGCGGATCGGCGACGTACATCTCGCCGAGCCCGGTGACGTAGCCCTTCGCGTCGCCGCCGCGCCCTGTCGCGGAAGCGGACGCCGGTGTGCCGGGAATTCCGGAGAGCCAGTCGACGTGCCGCCGGGCCAGCTCCTGGGCCTCGGGATTGTCCGCCGCAACACCCGACTCGGCTGCCGCGGTCCAGCCGCTTCCCAGCTCCCGCGACCGCTCCTGCCAGGCTTCCTTCTCTGCCGGGCCCATCCCGCGCCACCAGGAGTCGCTTTCCGCGTAGGCTTCCTTGCCCCAGCGTTGTTCCACTTCGCCCTTGTATTGGGTGTGGTCGAAGCCGTCGAACATCTTTTCCGCCACGATCTCTCCTCCTGCTTTCAGTACTTCGAGCGTCCGCCGGACCGAGGCAATCTGCCGCGCCAGCCTGTCCTGTTCCTGCCGCAACCAGTCAAGGTGGCGGCCCAGAGCCGGTCCGGCGTCTGGCTCGTGGTCGAGGACCTCCGCGATGGCCGGAAGCCCGAGCCCGAGGTCACGCAGGAGCAGGATGCGCTGCAGCCGCACGAGCGATGCCTGGTCGTAGTACCGGTAGCCGTTGTCTGCGGTCCGGCTCGGTTTGAGCAGCCCGATGTCGTCATAGTGACGCAGCGTCCGGCTCGTGGTCCCGGCGTTTCTGGCGATCTGTTGCACGGACCATTCCATCCGGCACGCTCCTTCCGCTCCGCCCCGACCTCTTTCCGGGCCGGTAATCCGATGCTAGATCTTGACGCTACGTCAAGGTCAAGGGGCTCCGCGGGGCACTCCCCGGGCGGCGGCAGCCTGCAGTAGCATGGGCGGTATGCACACGCAGCAGCGATTTATCAGCCCTCGGCCGCTTTCCGGCCGCACGGGCTTCTTGTCGCGCGCATAACTGCAGCTGCCGGGGTCCGTCCGGTGCAGCGGCTGAGGGTGAAGTTTCCCCTTCCCGCACCCAACACCAAGGACCCCCTCATGAAGAACTATCTGGCCCCCGCTGAGCTGCAATCCGCGCTGGCGCTCCGCGACTTGTCCGATCCCGCCCAGGGCCCCCACGCGATGTCACTGCTGTTGGCCGACGTCACGACTGGGCTGGAACGCCTCTGGAGCATCGAGGCGGAAACCCACCGGCTCAGTCCCCTCGTCGCTACCGCCGACAACTACGACCGCCTGGGCTACTCGACGGACGACGTCACCCGTGATTCGCGCTACTCGCGCCATGTCAGCCCCACAGTGATGCTGCGGAGCCACACGTCGGCGGGCGTTCCGGCGCTGCTGGACGCGCTGCGCCACGAAATGGGCCACTACGACCGGCTGCACGCCCTGCCCGGACTGGTGTACCGGCGGGACTCGATCGACCGCACGCACGTCGGGGCCCCGCACCAGGTGGATTTATGGCGGCTCAAAGCGCGCGGCCTGCTGGGGCCGGCCGCGCTGCACGAAATGATGGCAGCGGTCGTGGAGGCGGTTCTCCCCGCCGCCCTGCACCCGGACGTGGAGTGGCGCGCAACCCGGGCAACCCACAGCTATACGGATACGGGCAGGCAGCTCGACGTACTGGTCACTCAGCCGGACGGACGGCGGGAATGGCTGGAGCTGGCCGAATGCGGCCTCGTCGCCGCGCACGTCCTCCGCGGCTCCGGGCTGGATCCGCGCCGCTGGGCCGGCCTCGCCATGGGACTGGGGTTGGACCGTGCCCTGATGCTGCGCAAGGGCATCCGGGACATCCGGCTCCTGCGCTCGGAAAACCCCGACATCCAGATGCAGCTGCTGGACCTGGACCCCTACCGCCCGGTGTCGGTCATGCCGGAGGTCAGGCGCGATCTTTCCCTCGTGCTGGGTTCCGCGACGGAGGCCGACGTCGAACTGCTGGGTGACCGTGCGCGGACGGCCCTCGGGGCGGAGGCGGAGTTGCTGGCCGCATTGGAGATCCGGTCCGTCACCCCGGCGTCGGGGCTTCCTGCCGCCGCCGTCGAACGGCTCCGGCTCGCTCCGGACCAGGTGAATGTGCTGCTGCGGCTGGTGCTGCAGCCGCTCGACCGGACCCTGACCGATGAGGAGGCCAACCTCATCCGCGACCGCGTGTACCTTGCCCTGCACCGGGGCCGGGTGATGGAGCTCATCGGCGGGTAGGGGTGCCGGGGGCCGGTCCGGGGGCGCCGGCAACAGCGGTAAGTTTGAGGAATGTTCCTCCGCCTCCCCAGCCCCCTCCCCGCCGGGATCATCCGGCAGCGCGCACTTGGCGCCGCGGCGGGCGCCGCCGTCGTCCTGGCCGCCGTCGCATGCTCCCCGGCCGGTTCCATCGAGTCAGCCGATGTGCCGGCGTGGAAGGCTACGGCGCTTCCCCCGGCCGATGGCACGGTGCTCGAGGAGGCGGGAAAGATCCTCAACCGGGAGCCGATCGTCAACACTGCAACCGGGATCGGGCCGGGCACGTACGTCCTGACCACCACGTGCGACGGCGGCGGCAAGGCCTTCTTCGATGTCTCCCTCGACGGCACCCGGCTGACCGAGGCCGGAGCGGCGTGCAACGGAAGCCGCGAGACGGCGCGCATCAAGGTTCCCGCCGCCGGCACGCTCCGGATCAGCACCTCGAGTGTTGATGCTCCCCTCATCTACGCGTACCAGTTGGTGCCCGCGGAATAGCGGCCTTTCCGGGGCCACGGGCGCGGCGCTGTGACTTGCGCCCGCGGCCCCGGCCGTTAGGCTCGGTGCATGTCTGCTACTGGGGGTATGCACCGGACGCGCGGAACCGCCGTGTTGCTGGCCGTGGCCGCCGCCGGGCTGTCCGGGTGTGAATACGCGGACGACGTCGGCGCGCTGCCGGCCGTTTCCAGCACTCCCAGCCGGTCGTATGCGGCCAGGGCGCCGCTGCCGACCCGGGATCCGCAAATCGTTGCCGCCGAAACCCGCAATCTGTTGGAACTCGGGGCCGTCCTCGACGGCTCCCCGGAGGATTTCCTGTTCGGCGGATCGGGCGGGATCGGCGGCACCAGCAGCGCTGGGTTTTCGACGTCGGGCCCCGTCAGACAGGCCGGCCAGTACAAGGTCACGGCAGCCTGCGTGGGGGTACCGGATGCGCATTTGTCCGTCACCCAGGGTGCCCGCGAGGGCGGCACGTTGCTGGAGCTCAGCGTCGAATGCGGCAGCGCGGTGGAAGCGGTGGTTGACCTGGTACCCGGGTCCGTCTCGGCGCACCTCATCCACTACGGCAGCGGCGTATCCGGGCCGGGAACCGGCGCCGTCGCGGGGATCAGGATCAGCTTTGGCGGCCCCGGGCAGTAGGCGCCGGACCGGCCCGGTACCGGCCCGGTTGCGGGGGCCGTTGGACTCTGGCGCCCGGCCCCGTGGAGGGTTAGCGTCACGATATGCCCACTGTTCCGTTGCCGGGCTCACCACGCACTCGCACGGCATCCGCCGTGGGGACACTGCTTGTGCTGGTGCTGGCGCTGGCCGGCTGCGTCTACGAATATGACGACGGATCAGACAGCGGGACGGCCCCCGCCTCCGCCCCGGCTTTCACGGATCCGGCCCTGCCCAGGGATCCCGCCGCGGACCAGCCCGTCTCCGGCGCAGAGCTGGATGCGTGGGCGGCGCAGGTGCTGCCCGGAGCCGAGGGACAGGTGGTTCACACCAACTTCGGCATCCTGGAAGCCGAGGAGGAACGGGAAGAGACCACCGCGAAGCTGCCCGAGGGAAGCTACGCCGTGACTTTGGCCTGCCGGAGTCCGCGCCGTGTCTCGTTCAGCGTCGGCCTTGACGACACGGAACTCGTGGACCTGAACCTGCGTTGCGGAACCTCACGGGTCAACGTGGTCTATTTGCCCCCGGACGTCACGCTCCACATCAAGGTGGAAGCAAAGAGCGGCGCCAACTTCGCCTACCGGGTGAGCCGGATCTGAGGTCACCCGGGTTTCAGGCCGCGCAGCCGTCCGGGCAGCGGAGCGTCTCCGGGCTGGCGGCGCAGTCCGGGCAGTAGAGCGTGAGCGTGCGGCAGGACGGGTTGGAGCAGTTCTCAAACTTGCTGGTGGGCGCCGAGCAGCGGACGCATTCGCCGATGGTCTTCGCGTCCTCGCTGAATTCCAGGTGCATGCGCTTGTCGAACACGTAGAGGGAGCCCTCCCAGAGACCCTGGTCCTTGAAGGTTTCGCCGTAGCGGACGATTCCGCCGTCGAGCTGGTAGACCTCCTTGAACCCGCGGTTCACCATGAGGCTGGACAGCACCTCGCAGCGGATGCCGCCGGTGCAGTAGGTGACCACCGGCTTGTCCTTGAGCGCGTCGTACTTGCCCGAGTCGAGTTCCCGGATGAAGTCGTGCGTGGTGGCCACGTCCGGGACGATCGCGTCCTTGAATTTGCCGATC
Proteins encoded in this region:
- a CDS encoding MerR family transcriptional regulator; translation: MEWSVQQIARNAGTTSRTLRHYDDIGLLKPSRTADNGYRYYDQASLVRLQRILLLRDLGLGLPAIAEVLDHEPDAGPALGRHLDWLRQEQDRLARQIASVRRTLEVLKAGGEIVAEKMFDGFDHTQYKGEVEQRWGKEAYAESDSWWRGMGPAEKEAWQERSRELGSGWTAAAESGVAADNPEAQELARRHVDWLSGIPGTPASASATGRGGDAKGYVTGLGEMYVADPRFAANYGGDAGAAFVRDALRIYAAKHL
- a CDS encoding DUF6023 family protein; protein product: MGTLLVLVLALAGCVYEYDDGSDSGTAPASAPAFTDPALPRDPAADQPVSGAELDAWAAQVLPGAEGQVVHTNFGILEAEEEREETTAKLPEGSYAVTLACRSPRRVSFSVGLDDTELVDLNLRCGTSRVNVVYLPPDVTLHIKVEAKSGANFAYRVSRI
- a CDS encoding rhodanese-related sulfurtransferase — protein: MALNRIVLFYGFIPLADPEAIRLWQRALCEKLGLTGRIIISKDGINATVGGELSAVKQYVKTTREYQGFHGIDVKWSDGGAADFPRLSVKVRDEIVSFGAPGELTVDANGVVGGGKHLKPEELHQLVEARKESGEEVVFFDGRNGFEAQIGKFKDAIVPDVATTHDFIRELDSGKYDALKDKPVVTYCTGGIRCEVLSSLMVNRGFKEVYQLDGGIVRYGETFKDQGLWEGSLYVFDKRMHLEFSEDAKTIGECVRCSAPTSKFENCSNPSCRTLTLYCPDCAASPETLRCPDGCAA